The Nocardia bhagyanarayanae region TCGAGATCGCCGTTGTTGGACAACACCGTGACGGTGAGCCCGGCCCCGTGGAAGACCGGTCCGAACGGATACATCGCGTTCACCTTCACGCCGAGGAAGTACAGCGGCATCGGCGGTCCCGGCACGTTCGAGACGACGAGGTTGTGTACCACCGGATGGTGCTCGGCCAGCTTCAGCGACGAGTAGACCCGCGCGGCGAGCTGAAAAGTGTTGGGCGGGGCGTACTGTGACCAGTCCTGCAGGAAGTCGGCGCCGATGAGATCGTGCTCGTCCTTGGCATCGCGGTTGGCCGCGGCGACCTTGCGCAGCCGCTCGACCGGGTCGGCGATGTCGGTGCCGAGTTCGGAGAACAGCGAGGAGACCTTGTTGATTCCGGCCTTGTGCCGGGAGGATTCGTGCACCGACACCGGTACCGAGGCGATGAGCGAGCGATCGGGCAGCTCGCCGTGCTTGTCCAGATAGGCGCGCAGCACACCGCCGACCACGGTCAGCACCACGTCGTTGACCTTCACGTCGAACGCGGTCTTGATCTCCTTGATGGCGGCCAGATCCGCTTCGGCGAAGGCGACCGTGCGATGCGGTGTGATGGCCTTGTTGAACGGCGTGCGTGGCGCGGTGAGCGGAATCGCCATGCCCGCCTGGTTGTTTCGTCGCCGCTGTGCGAAACCGGCCAGCATGCCCACGGTCTTGGGCAGCATGCCGACGATGCCCGCCTTCCCGGGCAGCCGAACGGCCGCCTCCGCCAACAGTTTCCAGTCGTTCGGCGCGGACTCGGGCCGCCATTCGTCGGTCGGCTCCGGATGCGTCACGCCCGGTTCCATGTCGCACAGATGCATCATCATGTTCGTGCCGGTGATGCCGTCCACGGCGGCGTGGTGGTACTTGCAGATCACCGCGACCTTGTCGTCGTCGATGCCCTCGACCACGTTCATCTGCCACAGTGGCCGGTCCCGGTCCATCGGCCTGCTGGCGATGTCGCCGACCAGTTCGGCCAGCTCGCGCCTGCCGCCCGGACTCGGGATGCCGATGCGGCGGATGTGGTAGTCGAGATCGAAGTCGGGGTCCTCCACCCAGACGGGGTGGTCCAGGTTGAACGGCACCTCGTGCAACCGCCGCCGCATCTGCGGAATCAGCGGCACCCGGCGGCCGAGTTCGGCCTTGAACGAGTCGAAGGAGTACCGCACGCCGTCCGCGGTCGGGTCCAAGATGAGCAGCGCGCACACGTGCAGATGCTGGGTCCCGGTCTCGAGATAGAGGAAACTGGCATCCAATCCGGTTAAACGTTCCATAGCGAAA contains the following coding sequences:
- a CDS encoding WS/DGAT/MGAT family O-acyltransferase: MERLTGLDASFLYLETGTQHLHVCALLILDPTADGVRYSFDSFKAELGRRVPLIPQMRRRLHEVPFNLDHPVWVEDPDFDLDYHIRRIGIPSPGGRRELAELVGDIASRPMDRDRPLWQMNVVEGIDDDKVAVICKYHHAAVDGITGTNMMMHLCDMEPGVTHPEPTDEWRPESAPNDWKLLAEAAVRLPGKAGIVGMLPKTVGMLAGFAQRRRNNQAGMAIPLTAPRTPFNKAITPHRTVAFAEADLAAIKEIKTAFDVKVNDVVLTVVGGVLRAYLDKHGELPDRSLIASVPVSVHESSRHKAGINKVSSLFSELGTDIADPVERLRKVAAANRDAKDEHDLIGADFLQDWSQYAPPNTFQLAARVYSSLKLAEHHPVVHNLVVSNVPGPPMPLYFLGVKVNAMYPFGPVFHGAGLTVTVLSNNGDLDFGFIACKELVPDLAAMADAVPGIIDELRSAAHEAG